In the Mya arenaria isolate MELC-2E11 chromosome 11, ASM2691426v1 genome, one interval contains:
- the LOC128208235 gene encoding neuropeptide F receptor-like, with product MHLTERPGITTAMEKTTTEATTIGYGSTGIYLNFANMSFEEIQRRLDNFSQEQPENLDILQDQRWRIATVVIYSIVILFGFLENMVIVCVLIKHQHLHVPTNIFILGLATSDILLCVFNLPLQLHYQLTNQWAFGKALCKVVMPTYGIPVFVSTMSILMIAIDRYILIVHPFRKRMTSQMAVGLVVSIATLAVVLTIPLFIQMEYTVIDFPELKIYQTYCSEMWTSLKLRHTYTVSILVVQYFMPLIVTSFLYIRIGNVLRRRPIKKKEKRHKHKTNKILIAIVLFYAICWTPWTMLALMLEFYPTIIPGSHIKLFDLLLKIFAMGSACINPFMYGWLNDNFRKEFNILMRRQSRSRVKTNGNTYSLAEHSKTEPLFDTCKCPTAMM from the coding sequence ATGCATCTTACAGAAAGACCAGGCATCACCACAGCAATGGAGAAAACTACAACTGAGGCAACAACGATTGGCTATGGTTCTACAGGAATATACCTTAACTTTGCCAACATGTCATTCGAAGAAATTCAAAGGCGACTAGACAATTTCAGTCAAGAACAACCCGAGAATTTGGATATTTTGCAGGACCAAAGATGGAGAATTGCTACAGTTGTGATTTATAGTATTGTGATACTGTTTGGATTCCTGGAGAATATGGTAATCGTGTGTGTTCTTATAAAACATCAGCACCTGCATGTGCCAACGAACATTTTCATCCTGGGACTGGCAACCTCTGATATTCTTCTATGTGTGTTCAACTTGCCGCTTCAGCTTCATTACCAACTCACTAACCAGTGGGCATTCGGAAAAGCGTTGTGCAAAGTTGTAATGCCCACTTATGGTATACCAGTGTTCGTCTCCACCATGTCGATTTTAATGATTGCCATTGACCGATACATTCTCATAGTTCATCCATTCCGCAAACGCATGACATCCCAAATGGCTGTTGGGCTGGTTGTCTCTATAGCTACACTTGCTGTAGTACTGACGATTCCACTTTTCATTCAAATGGAGTACACAGTAATAGACTTTCCTGAACTTAAGATTTATCAAACGTACTGCTCTGAAATGTGGACAAGTTTGAAACTTCGACATACATACACTGTTTCTATTCTagttgttcaatattttatgcCCCTAATAGTGACATCATTCTTATACATACGAATCGGTAATGTGTTGAGACGAAGACCTATCAAAAAGAAGGAAAAACGGCATAAACACAAAACGAACAAAATACTCATTGCcatagttttgttttatgcaatttgctGGACACCCTGGACAATGCTTGCTCTTATGTTGGAGTTTTACCCAACCATCATTCCCGGAAGTCATATTAAACTATTTGATCTTCTCCTCAAAATATTCGCAATGGGGTCGGCGTGTATAAATCCTTTCATGTACGGATGGCTCAATGACAACTTTCGAAAGGAGTTTAACATACTGATGCGAAGACAAAGTAGAAGTCGTGTGAAAACAAACGGAAATACATACTCTTTGGCGGAACATTCCAAAACAGAACCATTGTTTGACACGTGTAAATGTCCAACGGCCATGATGTAA